The genomic region TACTTCTCCAGCGCGGCCTCGAACCCCTCGCGCGCCAGCTCGTAGGTCTCGCGCAGGTCCGAGATGGGCGTCTCGGTGGCGTCGACCCGGAGGTCGTCGTAGTAGGGTTCGGGGTCGCGCTCCTCGGTGGTCGCCACGCGCAGGGCTGCGCTCTGGATGGTGAGGTCCTCGCGCTTGTCCCCGCCTGCGGCTTGGCCCGCCTCCAGGGCGTCCACGAGTCGTTTCGCCAGTGGCTCGTCGCGGTCGCCTGCCTCGTACTCCTCGGCCACGGCATCGACGACGCCCTCGCCGGCGAGCAGGTTGCCTGCGACGGTGTAGTTCTCACCGACACGGTCGCCGGCCCAGTCCATGCACTCGTCGCCCGTGAACGCGAACTCACCCTCGTGGCCGACGCCGTGGAGCTGGCGCGCCGGGGCGTTGTCGTCGGCGTTCAGGAGGCCCTGCAGGGCGTCCGCGACCGCGAGCCCGTCGTCGAGGTACTCGATGCCCTTCCGTCCGAGCCGGACGTTGGTCAGGCTCTGTGTCGAGACGGCCCCGTTCTCGCTGACCCAGGGGCACAGCGCGCCGACGCCCGGCAGCCGGGTGGTCACCGCGACGCCGAAGCGGGTCTGCTCGTCGCCGTCGTCGTCCTCGTACGTCTCGCGCACGCAGATGCTGAAGGTCATGTCCCTCGCTTCGGAGTGGAGGACGAAAAGTGTCTATCTCGCGCGCTTCCCGGCCGCGGTCACGCTGCGGGTCGCGTTCGCGGTTCGGCCGGTCGCGTCGGTGACGGTCAGGGTGGCGGTGTAGGTCTGGCCGCCGCCCTTCTTCACCTGCACGGTGGCGCTGTCGCTGTGCTGCCCGCCGGAGACCGACCGGACCACTGCGCCGACGCTGGCACCGCCCTCGTCGAACACCTCGAAGACGACCTCGGCGAGGTCGCCGTCCGAATCCGTGACCTCCCACGTGCCGGTCACCTCGGCGTGTGGGTTCGGGCTCCCGGCTTCGGTCACGGCGAAGCTCACGACCTCGGGTGCGACCGCTGCCGGCGGTTCCGGGGCCGTCCCGGCGGTCGTGAACGCTGCCACGTCGCCGGTCATCGAGCCGGCGCTGTTCTTCCCGACGATGCGGTACTCGTAGTCGGTGCCGGGGGTGAGCTCGGTGAGGCTGGCGGTCACCTGCCCCGTCTCCGAGCGGACCTGTTCCGGGGTCGTGACCGACAGTGAGCCCGCCTCGCCCCACTCGAAGTACACCGTCGCGGTGTCCTCCGACCCGAGGTCGGTCAGCTGGCCGGTGAGGTCGGCGGCCGTCTCGGTGACCGCACTCGCGGGCTCGGTGGCGACCGTGGGCGGTGTCCCGGGGTCGCCGCCACCGTCGCCGACAACCACGCTCTCGGTGACGGTCGTGGACCCGTCCATCACCGTCAGTCGCGCCTCGTAGGTCCGCCCGCCACCCTTGTGGATGTGGATTGTCGCGCTGTCTTCCGTCGTCACGCCGATGGCCGTGCGGGTCACCGAGTCGACCAGCGCCCCGCCCTCGTACACCGCGTAGACGACCGACTGGATGTCACCGTTGGGGTCCGAGACGGTCCACTGGCCGGTGAGGTCGGCGTGCGGGTTGTTCCCGCTCGTATCGCTCGCGGTGAAGGCGTCGATGCTCGGCGGGGTCGGTGTCCCCGAGAGCGTCGTGAACTGTCGGATGGCACCCGAATCGCCGCCGTCGCTGCCGGACACGAGTGCCTGCACCTCGTAGGTGGTCTCGTCGGTCAACCCGGTCACCGGGGCCGTGTAGCCCGTCGGCGCGGTCGTGAGCGTCTCGGGAGCCGTCTCGGTCCACGAGCCGCCGACCGGCCGGTACCGGAACCAGGCCTCGACGCTGTCGGCGGTGCCGAGATCGCCGAGGGTGCCCCGGAGGGTGGCTGCGTCGCCGGTCACGTCCGTCGGGTCACCGGTCAGGACGACCGGGGGTTCCGGGGTCGTCCCGGTCGTGAGGAACGACAGGGTGTCGCCACTCGCGAACCCGGCGTCGTTGGTCGCCACCAGCTGGAATTCGTATGCGCTGCCGGCGGTGAGGCCGGTCAGGTCCGCGACGATTTCACCGGTCGCAGAGACCGGCTGTTCGGGGGTGGTCGTCGTGAGACCCATCCCGGCGAGCCCCCACTCGAAGTAGGCCGTGACGTCGCCGGCCGTCCCGAGGTCGGTCACCCGACCGCGAAGCTGGGCGGTCGTCTCGCTGACGCCACTGGCCGAATCGGTGAGCACGGTCGGGAGCGTCCCTGCCGTGGGCTCGACGCCCAGGGCCCGGTCGACGCGGGCCAGCCCAGCGCCCTGCTGGGACGCCGAGAGTCCGAGGTCGTCGGCGGTCGCTTTCAGCTGCTGGCGGGCCTGGGTGCCGGTGTAGCCCGCCGCCAGCAACAACGCGACCGCGGCGGTGACGTGTGGACACGACATCGAGGTACCGTTCTTCAGCCCGTAGCTCCCACCGGCGAGCGCGGACCGGACGGCGACACCGGGTGCGATGAGGTCGACCTCGGGGCCCGTCGAGGAGAACGAGGCGAGGCCGTCGCCCTCGTCGCTGGCCGACACCGCGATGACGTCGGGGTAGGCCGCCGGGTAGCCCACACAGTCCGAACAGCCGCCGTTGCCCGCCGAGGCGACGAGCGTCACCCCGGCCGCGACGGCGTAGGCGACCGC from Haloarchaeobius sp. HME9146 harbors:
- a CDS encoding DUF1028 domain-containing protein, translating into MTFSICVRETYEDDDGDEQTRFGVAVTTRLPGVGALCPWVSENGAVSTQSLTNVRLGRKGIEYLDDGLAVADALQGLLNADDNAPARQLHGVGHEGEFAFTGDECMDWAGDRVGENYTVAGNLLAGEGVVDAVAEEYEAGDRDEPLAKRLVDALEAGQAAGGDKREDLTIQSAALRVATTEERDPEPYYDDLRVDATETPISDLRETYELAREGFEAALEKYGDAYEDDDMDAVSDA
- a CDS encoding S8 family serine peptidase — protein: MQFSRRQLLRGLAGSTVGLGLAPAAASAVTGEHIVGTSDAVGLARAREVATRVSREFDFGPAIGQALVGTFPAAALDGLRRNPHVRYVEANGTMQATGQTVPWGIERVGAMTAQAAGQTGVTGSGTPVHVAIVDTGIDSDHPDLQAVVGAGASFVACESCGVPNTCHHGWDDDDGHGTHVAGTVAAQVNELGVIGVAPGVELHAVKVLNCNGGGSYENVAAGIQHVADQGWDVANMSLGGGDSNLVSDAVAYAVAAGVTLVASAGNGGCSDCVGYPAAYPDVIAVSASDEGDGLASFSSTGPEVDLIAPGVAVRSALAGGSYGLKNGTSMSCPHVTAAVALLLAAGYTGTQARQQLKATADDLGLSASQQGAGLARVDRALGVEPTAGTLPTVLTDSASGVSETTAQLRGRVTDLGTAGDVTAYFEWGLAGMGLTTTTPEQPVSATGEIVADLTGLTAGSAYEFQLVATNDAGFASGDTLSFLTTGTTPEPPVVLTGDPTDVTGDAATLRGTLGDLGTADSVEAWFRYRPVGGSWTETAPETLTTAPTGYTAPVTGLTDETTYEVQALVSGSDGGDSGAIRQFTTLSGTPTPPSIDAFTASDTSGNNPHADLTGQWTVSDPNGDIQSVVYAVYEGGALVDSVTRTAIGVTTEDSATIHIHKGGGRTYEARLTVMDGSTTVTESVVVGDGGGDPGTPPTVATEPASAVTETAADLTGQLTDLGSEDTATVYFEWGEAGSLSVTTPEQVRSETGQVTASLTELTPGTDYEYRIVGKNSAGSMTGDVAAFTTAGTAPEPPAAVAPEVVSFAVTEAGSPNPHAEVTGTWEVTDSDGDLAEVVFEVFDEGGASVGAVVRSVSGGQHSDSATVQVKKGGGQTYTATLTVTDATGRTANATRSVTAAGKRAR